From one Treponema denticola genomic stretch:
- a CDS encoding bactofilin family protein codes for MKRNNKYKEKNVTVLGKETVFDGVMKFSETLQIEGKFIGAIDSQGSLYISKNADCRVQYVKAASIVVEGVVVGSLSAADKVDLKSGSSVKGDITAGRLRIADKVSFEGSVRMVKNTGFPEKNFFSIKSDQLKEQLSRE; via the coding sequence ATGAAACGGAATAATAAATATAAAGAAAAGAATGTTACGGTTTTAGGTAAGGAAACCGTCTTTGACGGAGTGATGAAATTCTCCGAAACCTTACAGATTGAGGGAAAATTTATTGGAGCGATAGATTCTCAAGGCTCCTTGTATATTTCAAAAAATGCAGACTGCAGAGTGCAGTATGTTAAGGCTGCTTCAATAGTTGTTGAAGGTGTTGTCGTGGGTTCCCTATCGGCTGCCGATAAGGTCGATCTAAAGTCCGGATCTTCAGTTAAGGGGGATATTACTGCCGGCCGTCTTAGAATAGCCGATAAGGTTTCTTTTGAAGGCTCTGTGAGAATGGTTAAAAATACCGGTTTCCCCGAAAAAAACTTTTTTTCTATAAAGTCCGATCAGCTTAAAGAACAGCTTAGCCGTGAGTAA
- a CDS encoding CinA family protein, which yields MLFIGILVIDFELIKKVFFRLKERGIKLITAESLTGGLIASEFTKIPGASEVLWGGYVVYTAEAKISLLNVKHEIIKNFGVVSPQTVEAMAFGAVKHFFDASCAPEPAVSIAVSGVAGPSSLEGNPPGTVCVSSAFFYPASFEFKKLHDFKILKKEALVFKTHTYRFSGSRDEIREQTLNKAFLHVLSLTERTAAPIKELP from the coding sequence ATGCTTTTTATAGGAATTTTAGTGATTGATTTTGAGCTTATAAAAAAAGTTTTTTTTCGTCTAAAAGAAAGAGGCATTAAGCTTATAACTGCCGAATCCTTGACCGGAGGCTTGATAGCTTCCGAGTTTACAAAAATACCCGGTGCTTCGGAAGTGCTTTGGGGCGGTTATGTTGTATATACAGCCGAAGCTAAAATTTCTCTTTTAAATGTAAAGCATGAAATTATAAAAAATTTCGGAGTGGTGAGCCCGCAAACAGTAGAAGCTATGGCTTTCGGTGCAGTTAAACATTTCTTTGATGCTTCTTGTGCTCCTGAACCTGCTGTTTCTATTGCGGTAAGCGGAGTTGCCGGCCCTTCAAGCCTTGAAGGAAATCCGCCCGGAACAGTATGTGTTTCTTCGGCTTTTTTTTATCCGGCATCTTTTGAGTTTAAAAAATTACATGATTTTAAAATTTTAAAAAAAGAGGCTCTTGTTTTTAAAACTCATACCTATCGATTTTCAGGTTCAAGGGATGAGATAAGGGAGCAAACTTTAAATAAAGCTTTTTTGCATGTTTTATCTTTAACGGAAAGAACGGCAGCTCCGATTAAGGAACTGCCGTGA
- a CDS encoding NADase-type glycan-binding domain-containing protein: MFLKSKIGLFKKNLFLCLFLIMGSFAIGQNFDLAGFGYTGGPPLAYFIKFQKGNKIEISWYNAKEEEVKKLYTYKKKYIGRFPLFELNADMPEDLYANLDPKSKEYLGNKFMLLTGLAKKAWGENEDAVIGLGMLPAHKGKKASGFFTRFPTGGTGEVPYFKYTNESSHFIEETKEGKREYGIENLSIMEQDTPWVEGVDGWGIGESFVIQTQRNNDDKYILLMNGYISASNPKLYDENGRIKKIMVEGVTSGKKKEFTVKDTPHPQTIDISFLPKQEDVKVTILDVYKGTKYQDTAIHFMILWRTEVIPYE; encoded by the coding sequence ATGTTTTTAAAAAGTAAAATCGGTTTATTTAAAAAAAACTTATTTTTATGTCTTTTTTTAATTATGGGTAGTTTTGCCATAGGGCAAAACTTTGATTTGGCAGGCTTCGGATATACGGGAGGACCTCCGCTTGCTTATTTTATCAAATTCCAAAAAGGAAACAAGATCGAAATAAGCTGGTATAATGCAAAAGAAGAAGAGGTAAAAAAGCTCTATACTTACAAAAAAAAGTACATAGGTAGGTTTCCCTTATTTGAATTGAATGCCGATATGCCTGAAGACCTATATGCAAACCTTGATCCTAAATCAAAAGAATATTTAGGCAATAAATTTATGCTTTTAACAGGATTGGCAAAAAAAGCTTGGGGAGAAAACGAGGATGCCGTTATAGGCCTCGGCATGCTGCCCGCACACAAGGGGAAAAAAGCTTCAGGATTTTTTACAAGATTTCCCACAGGGGGAACAGGAGAAGTACCTTATTTCAAGTATACAAATGAAAGTTCACATTTCATCGAAGAAACAAAAGAAGGAAAAAGAGAGTACGGAATAGAAAATTTATCAATTATGGAACAGGATACCCCTTGGGTAGAAGGCGTAGACGGCTGGGGTATAGGAGAGTCCTTTGTTATACAAACACAGAGGAACAATGACGATAAATACATACTCTTGATGAACGGCTATATTTCAGCTTCGAATCCTAAACTTTATGATGAAAACGGAAGAATTAAAAAGATAATGGTTGAGGGTGTTACAAGCGGTAAGAAAAAAGAGTTCACCGTAAAGGATACACCCCACCCGCAAACTATAGACATAAGTTTTTTACCCAAACAAGAAGATGTTAAGGTAACAATATTGGATGTATATAAGGGTACAAAATACCAAGACACAGCCATTCATTTTATGATTTTGTGGAGAACAGAAGTTATTCCATACGAATAA
- a CDS encoding NADase-type glycan-binding domain-containing protein — MFLKSKIGLFKKSLFLCLFLIMGSFAIGQNFDLAGFGYTDTVPCPYFIEFQKGNEIEISWYNANQKRVKKIYTYKKKYIGRFPLFELNADMPEDLYAGLNPESKNYYGNKFMLLTGLAKKALGENKDGIVGLGMLPSRKGKKAADFFSDFPMGGTGEYPCFNYENVSSYFVEESKEGKREYKIENLSIMEQDTPWVEGVDGWGIGESFVIQTQRNNDDKYILLMNGYISASNPKLYDENGRIKKIMVEGVTSGKKKEFTVKDTPHPQTIDISFLPKQEDVKVTILDVYKGTKYQDTAIHFMILWRTEVIPYE; from the coding sequence ATGTTTTTAAAAAGTAAAATTGGTTTATTTAAAAAAAGCTTATTTTTATGTCTTTTTTTAATTATGGGTAGTTTTGCCATAGGTCAAAACTTTGATTTGGCAGGCTTCGGATATACGGATACGGTACCATGCCCCTATTTTATTGAATTCCAAAAAGGAAACGAGATTGAAATAAGCTGGTATAATGCAAATCAGAAAAGAGTAAAAAAAATCTATACTTACAAAAAAAAGTATATAGGCCGCTTTCCCTTATTTGAATTGAATGCCGATATGCCTGAAGACCTATATGCAGGACTTAATCCCGAATCAAAAAACTATTACGGAAATAAATTTATGCTTTTAACGGGCTTGGCAAAAAAAGCTTTGGGAGAAAATAAAGACGGTATTGTAGGCCTCGGCATGCTGCCTTCACGTAAGGGTAAAAAAGCAGCAGACTTTTTTTCTGATTTTCCCATGGGAGGAACAGGAGAATATCCTTGTTTTAATTATGAAAATGTAAGTTCGTATTTTGTCGAAGAATCAAAAGAAGGAAAAAGAGAGTATAAAATAGAAAATTTATCAATTATGGAACAGGATACCCCTTGGGTAGAAGGCGTAGACGGCTGGGGTATAGGAGAGTCCTTTGTTATACAAACACAGAGGAACAATGACGATAAATACATACTCTTGATGAACGGCTATATTTCAGCTTCGAATCCTAAACTTTATGATGAAAACGGAAGAATTAAAAAGATAATGGTTGAGGGTGTTACAAGCGGTAAGAAAAAAGAGTTCACCGTAAAGGATACACCCCACCCGCAAACTATAGACATAAGTTTTTTACCCAAACAAGAAGATGTTAAGGTAACAATATTGGATGTATATAAGGGTACAAAATACCAAGACACAGCCATTCATTTTATGATTTTGTGGAGAACAGAAGTTATCCCATACGAATAA
- the gpmA gene encoding 2,3-diphosphoglycerate-dependent phosphoglycerate mutase, with product MKLVLVRHGESEWNKLNLFTGWTDVDLSEKGVEEAKEGGAYLKKEGFDFDICYTSYLKRAIHTLNYILNEMDREWLPVIKTWKLNERHYGGLQGLNKAETAEKYGEDQVKIWRRSFDIAPPVLEEGDKRCPYLQEQYRGIEKSELPLTESLKDTIARAVPFFEKTIKPQMLEGKRILITAHGNSLRALVKYFENLSDEEIISVNIPTGVPLVYEFDKNFKVLSKRYLGDQEKINAKINAVANQGKKK from the coding sequence ATGAAATTGGTTTTGGTCAGGCATGGTGAAAGTGAATGGAATAAACTTAATTTATTTACCGGATGGACGGATGTCGATTTAAGCGAAAAAGGTGTAGAAGAAGCAAAAGAAGGCGGAGCCTATTTAAAAAAAGAAGGTTTTGACTTCGATATTTGCTATACTTCCTATCTAAAACGGGCAATTCATACCCTCAATTATATTTTAAACGAGATGGATAGGGAATGGCTTCCCGTTATAAAAACTTGGAAGCTGAACGAAAGGCATTACGGGGGCTTGCAGGGCCTAAACAAGGCGGAAACAGCCGAAAAATACGGAGAAGATCAGGTAAAAATTTGGCGCCGCTCCTTTGATATTGCCCCTCCCGTTTTGGAAGAAGGAGATAAGCGATGTCCCTATTTGCAGGAACAATACAGAGGTATCGAAAAATCAGAGCTTCCCTTAACCGAAAGCTTAAAAGATACCATAGCCAGAGCCGTTCCTTTTTTTGAAAAGACTATAAAACCTCAAATGCTTGAAGGAAAAAGGATTCTTATTACTGCCCACGGTAATTCCCTCAGAGCTTTGGTTAAATATTTTGAAAATTTAAGCGATGAAGAAATAATCTCGGTAAATATTCCGACAGGCGTTCCCTTGGTTTACGAATTCGATAAGAATTTTAAGGTTCTTAGTAAACGCTATCTTGGAGATCAAGAAAAAATCAATGCAAAAATAAATGCAGTTGCAAATCAAGGAAAAAAGAAATAA
- a CDS encoding M81 family metallopeptidase: protein MKRILVGCINHESNSFNPIITGIEDFVIFRGEEVLTEGLKPYYSSTGIIETIQKWGWEVVPAVVARAVPNGLVDYNLYTELKKDFLAYIDKALLDAPIDGICLGLHGSLKVQNIGPAEGDLLKAIREKLPDIPLTTALDMHATVTDEMIRYCDGIVGYKTAPHIDCYETGVHAAELLKKALEPSNKLCIGRVKIPMLVAGEKSETAAEPMKSLIASCVEAEKEKDLLAASVLLGFPWADSKDNGVTIVTTALNDQCLADRAALKIAKEFWAERHNFKFKVEHYDSFTSIKTAIESVMQNKEGPVFVSDSGDNPTAGSTGDSTECFEALLKQKEALKALPTKVLYSGFFDKAAVEKCFEAGEGASLEITIGGTWDKINGKKIPCAVKVLKLVKNYGVYNSRLAFVEMGDIRIVLTSNHIGFGDEELLPALDVKAEDYCIVIVKLGYLEPCFQKIAKRAILAESKGCSNEVLETLDYPQTPRPIYPLDKDMDIKL, encoded by the coding sequence ATGAAGCGAATTTTAGTAGGATGCATAAATCACGAGTCGAACAGCTTTAACCCCATTATAACGGGGATTGAAGACTTTGTTATTTTTAGAGGAGAAGAGGTTTTAACCGAGGGCTTAAAGCCCTATTATTCTTCTACGGGAATTATTGAGACCATTCAAAAATGGGGATGGGAGGTAGTACCTGCCGTAGTTGCAAGGGCTGTGCCTAACGGCTTGGTTGATTATAATCTATATACCGAACTTAAAAAAGATTTTTTAGCTTATATAGATAAGGCTCTTTTGGATGCTCCGATTGACGGCATCTGTCTGGGCCTTCACGGTTCATTAAAAGTTCAAAACATAGGGCCTGCAGAAGGCGATCTTTTAAAGGCGATCCGTGAAAAGCTTCCCGATATTCCTTTAACGACAGCTCTCGACATGCATGCTACGGTAACCGACGAGATGATTAGGTATTGTGACGGCATTGTAGGCTATAAAACCGCCCCCCATATTGACTGTTATGAAACGGGAGTTCATGCAGCGGAGCTTTTAAAAAAGGCTTTGGAGCCGTCCAATAAACTTTGTATAGGAAGGGTAAAAATCCCAATGCTGGTAGCAGGCGAAAAAAGCGAAACCGCTGCAGAGCCTATGAAAAGCTTAATCGCTTCATGCGTAGAGGCCGAAAAAGAAAAAGACTTACTTGCAGCCTCCGTTCTTTTGGGCTTCCCATGGGCAGACAGCAAGGATAATGGCGTAACCATAGTAACGACGGCCTTAAACGATCAATGCCTTGCAGATAGGGCTGCCTTAAAAATAGCTAAGGAATTTTGGGCCGAGCGTCATAATTTTAAATTTAAGGTAGAGCATTACGATTCTTTTACTTCAATAAAAACCGCTATAGAATCGGTAATGCAAAATAAAGAAGGTCCTGTTTTTGTTTCGGATTCGGGGGATAATCCTACAGCCGGTTCTACCGGAGATTCTACAGAGTGCTTCGAAGCTCTTTTAAAACAAAAAGAAGCTTTAAAAGCTCTTCCCACCAAGGTGCTCTATTCGGGATTTTTCGATAAGGCTGCCGTAGAAAAATGCTTTGAGGCAGGGGAGGGGGCTTCTCTGGAAATAACTATAGGCGGAACATGGGATAAAATTAACGGTAAAAAGATTCCTTGCGCCGTGAAAGTCTTAAAACTTGTAAAAAATTACGGCGTATATAATTCCCGTTTAGCCTTTGTCGAAATGGGAGATATAAGAATAGTTTTAACCTCAAATCACATAGGCTTCGGGGACGAAGAGCTTTTGCCTGCCCTAGATGTAAAAGCAGAGGATTATTGTATAGTTATTGTAAAGCTGGGCTATTTGGAGCCTTGTTTTCAAAAAATAGCAAAGAGGGCAATATTGGCGGAATCTAAGGGCTGTTCAAACGAGGTTTTGGAAACTTTAGACTATCCTCAAACTCCGCGCCCCATATATCCATTGGATAAGGATATGGATATAAAATTATAA
- a CDS encoding 2-hydroxyacyl-CoA dehydratase, translated as MNRESVLRFGIDVGSTTVKVVVLETDGTVLFSKYQRHRADIRTTIISVCELAVEAVEKKYGEDVELSLIVTGSGGLAVSHWLKIPFIQEVVASTAAVRNIIPQTDVIIELGGEDAKITYFEHANIEQRMNGTCAGGTGSFIDQMAALLETDALGLNELAKKAQTIYPIAARCGVFAKTDVQPLINEGAKREDIAASIFQAVVSQTISGLACGKPIRGKVAFLGGPLHFLDQLRHRFIETLKLKDDEIITPENSELFVAMGAALSAAGGLNMSTVSSSPFKQAVPLDLKKAQFKTSLKKEENKAPLIFEEETAAKPHFIKLSQFKKDIYKIASSEMTEVQRLPPLFKNEEELESFRIRHAKEMAPSADISTASGPVFLGLDAGSTTTKAVLIDEDGKILWRFYDVNAGNPVELAVRVLKDLYKILPPKAFIARSVSTGYGESLFQAALGVDAGEVETIAHYRAAEFFLPGVDFLLDIGGQDMKCLRMKNGAISSIQLNEACSSGCGSFLDNFARSLGMSISEFATKALLAEKPVDLGTRCTVFMNSRVKQAQKEGASVGDISSGLSYSVIKNALFKVIKLRDASEVGSKVIVQGGTFNNDAVLRAFELVSGRQAVRPDVAGLMGAYGAALIAKDQWHDLQEENLSEGKIRSNIADMEGLENFKVKLDLLRCSKCPNNCLLTVNTFDISGVKRRFITGNRCERGAELEKDSGLEECSSQVSAKDHETVNKKDIPNLFDWKYKRLFNYKPIPKNDAPRGEIGIPRVLNVYENYPFWFTFFTDLGFSVRISPRSTRGTYEMGLESIPSESVCYPAKIAHGHIEALLRLGVKNIFYPCIPYEKKEDEGAGNHYNCPIVTSYPEVLKNNIDVLRQDANIIYLNPFLPYYDKHRLIDRLYEELGTKFSISLEEIRNAVNAAWTEENNFKKETEEKGEEALRLMKEKNIKGIVLAGRPYHIDPEINHGIPEMLNGLGLAVLTEDSVAHLGKIERPLRVVDQWSYHNRLYRAGNFASTQDDLEFIQLTSFGCGLDAVTADQVQEIIESKGKMYTLIKIDEGSNLGAVRIRVRSLLAAVKERKRSRLILSKKSAAYDRIVFSKEMEKRYTILAPQMSPIHFDLIGAAISHSGYNLEILTDIDQTAVEYGLKYINNDACYPAIIVAGQMIAALKSGRYDLRTTALAITQTGGGCRATNYIGFIRRALIDAGLGFVPVIGISAQSIEKNPGFKLKLPVLHRVAQAMCLGDLLMRVLYRTRPYEKVPGSANEIYKKYAVLIKDALKKMSAGKYREIVKGIVKEFDNLPLKNIRKPRVGVVGEILVKFHPAANNDIFSTIEREGAECVVPDLLDFFLYSSISGIYQNTYLDYSFKKRLIAKLGIWVMERYRKPIKKALNKSKRFTSPESIYRLADSVDGILQLGNVTGEGWFLTAEMIELIHSGVSNIACVQPFACLPNHVTGKGMIKELRRRYPEANISAIDFDPGASEVNQLNRLKLLLANAKPGLHPDETK; from the coding sequence ATGAATAGAGAGAGTGTGCTGCGATTCGGAATAGATGTCGGCTCGACTACAGTAAAGGTAGTTGTTTTGGAAACTGACGGGACGGTTTTGTTCAGTAAATATCAAAGACACAGGGCCGATATAAGAACGACTATTATATCCGTGTGTGAGCTTGCTGTTGAAGCTGTAGAAAAAAAATACGGTGAAGATGTAGAGCTTTCTCTCATTGTAACAGGTTCCGGAGGCCTTGCCGTATCGCACTGGCTCAAAATTCCATTTATTCAAGAGGTCGTAGCCTCAACTGCCGCTGTCCGTAATATAATTCCTCAAACCGATGTTATAATAGAACTCGGCGGCGAGGATGCTAAGATTACATATTTTGAGCACGCCAATATCGAGCAAAGAATGAACGGTACCTGTGCAGGCGGTACCGGCTCCTTTATAGACCAGATGGCAGCTCTCTTGGAAACCGATGCTCTTGGTTTAAACGAACTTGCAAAAAAAGCTCAAACCATCTATCCGATAGCCGCCCGCTGCGGGGTCTTTGCTAAAACCGATGTTCAGCCCCTTATAAACGAGGGCGCAAAAAGAGAGGATATAGCAGCGAGTATCTTTCAAGCTGTTGTAAGTCAGACTATTTCGGGTCTTGCCTGCGGTAAACCCATCCGCGGAAAAGTGGCTTTTTTAGGAGGCCCCTTACACTTTTTAGATCAGCTAAGGCACAGGTTTATCGAAACCTTAAAACTTAAAGATGACGAAATTATCACGCCTGAAAATTCCGAGCTCTTTGTAGCCATGGGGGCTGCCCTAAGTGCTGCAGGAGGCCTTAATATGTCTACAGTATCAAGCTCTCCCTTTAAGCAGGCAGTTCCATTGGATCTAAAAAAGGCTCAATTTAAAACATCCTTAAAAAAAGAAGAAAACAAAGCACCTCTTATTTTTGAAGAAGAGACTGCGGCTAAACCTCATTTTATAAAGCTTTCTCAATTTAAAAAAGATATTTATAAGATAGCATCTTCCGAGATGACTGAGGTTCAGCGCCTTCCTCCTCTTTTTAAAAACGAAGAAGAACTTGAAAGTTTTAGAATAAGGCACGCAAAGGAAATGGCTCCCTCAGCCGATATTTCTACTGCTTCGGGTCCTGTTTTTTTAGGGCTTGATGCAGGCTCAACTACAACCAAGGCCGTTTTAATCGATGAGGACGGAAAAATTCTATGGCGTTTTTATGATGTAAATGCAGGAAACCCTGTCGAGCTTGCTGTAAGAGTTTTAAAAGACCTGTACAAAATCCTCCCTCCAAAGGCCTTTATAGCCCGATCTGTTTCTACCGGATATGGAGAAAGCCTTTTTCAGGCAGCTTTGGGTGTAGATGCCGGAGAAGTTGAAACGATAGCACACTACCGTGCCGCCGAATTCTTTTTGCCCGGAGTGGATTTTCTTTTGGATATAGGCGGACAGGATATGAAATGCCTCCGCATGAAAAACGGAGCGATAAGTTCTATTCAATTAAATGAGGCCTGTTCCTCAGGCTGCGGAAGCTTTTTGGATAATTTTGCCCGCTCCCTCGGAATGAGCATAAGCGAGTTTGCAACCAAAGCCCTTCTTGCCGAAAAACCCGTAGACCTAGGTACAAGGTGTACTGTCTTTATGAATAGCCGTGTTAAGCAGGCTCAAAAAGAAGGTGCTTCTGTAGGAGATATTTCTTCGGGCCTTTCTTATTCCGTTATAAAAAATGCCCTCTTTAAGGTTATTAAATTGCGCGATGCCTCCGAGGTAGGAAGCAAGGTAATAGTGCAGGGCGGAACCTTTAATAATGATGCGGTTTTGCGTGCCTTTGAACTTGTTTCTGGAAGGCAGGCTGTCCGCCCGGATGTTGCAGGGCTTATGGGGGCCTATGGAGCCGCCTTAATTGCAAAAGACCAATGGCATGACCTTCAAGAAGAAAATCTTTCCGAAGGAAAAATAAGATCGAATATTGCCGATATGGAAGGCTTGGAAAATTTTAAGGTAAAGCTTGACTTATTACGTTGCTCTAAATGCCCCAATAACTGTCTTTTGACGGTAAATACCTTCGACATCTCCGGAGTAAAACGCCGCTTTATCACAGGTAATAGGTGTGAAAGGGGGGCTGAGCTTGAAAAAGACAGCGGACTTGAAGAATGTTCATCTCAAGTTTCTGCTAAGGATCACGAAACAGTAAACAAAAAAGATATACCCAACCTCTTTGACTGGAAGTATAAGAGGCTTTTTAACTATAAGCCCATTCCTAAAAATGATGCCCCCAGAGGCGAGATAGGAATTCCAAGGGTTTTAAACGTGTACGAAAACTATCCATTCTGGTTTACCTTTTTTACGGACCTTGGTTTTTCGGTTAGAATTTCTCCTCGCTCTACACGGGGAACTTATGAGATGGGACTTGAGTCCATTCCTTCAGAATCGGTTTGTTATCCTGCGAAGATTGCCCACGGGCATATCGAAGCCCTCTTAAGATTAGGAGTAAAAAATATTTTCTACCCCTGTATCCCTTATGAAAAAAAAGAAGATGAGGGTGCCGGAAATCATTATAACTGTCCCATTGTTACAAGCTATCCCGAAGTTTTAAAAAACAATATTGATGTTCTCAGGCAGGATGCGAATATAATTTATCTAAATCCCTTTTTGCCCTATTACGATAAACACCGTTTAATTGACCGCCTTTATGAAGAATTAGGTACAAAGTTTTCGATAAGTTTAGAAGAGATAAGGAATGCCGTTAATGCTGCTTGGACTGAAGAAAATAATTTTAAAAAAGAAACGGAAGAGAAGGGCGAAGAAGCCTTGCGTTTAATGAAGGAAAAAAATATTAAGGGTATTGTGCTTGCAGGCCGCCCCTATCATATTGACCCTGAAATTAACCACGGTATTCCTGAGATGTTAAACGGCCTAGGCCTTGCGGTTTTGACTGAGGACTCTGTGGCTCACTTGGGAAAAATAGAACGCCCCTTGCGTGTTGTAGACCAGTGGAGTTATCACAACCGCTTATACAGGGCGGGGAATTTTGCCTCAACTCAAGATGATTTGGAATTTATACAGCTTACCAGTTTCGGCTGCGGCTTGGATGCGGTAACAGCCGATCAAGTGCAGGAGATAATAGAATCCAAGGGAAAAATGTACACCCTTATAAAAATAGATGAGGGTTCTAATCTGGGTGCAGTAAGAATAAGGGTAAGAAGCCTCTTGGCTGCCGTAAAGGAAAGAAAAAGAAGCCGGCTTATTTTAAGCAAAAAATCGGCAGCCTATGACAGGATAGTTTTTTCAAAAGAGATGGAAAAGCGGTATACGATTTTAGCCCCTCAAATGTCTCCCATTCATTTTGACCTTATAGGGGCCGCTATTTCTCATTCCGGCTATAACCTTGAGATCCTTACCGATATAGATCAGACTGCCGTTGAATACGGCTTAAAATATATAAACAATGATGCTTGCTATCCTGCAATCATAGTTGCAGGTCAAATGATAGCTGCTTTAAAATCGGGCCGTTATGATTTGCGCACCACAGCTCTGGCTATTACCCAAACAGGGGGAGGCTGCCGAGCCACAAACTACATAGGCTTTATAAGGCGTGCCCTCATAGATGCAGGTTTGGGCTTTGTTCCGGTAATAGGTATCAGTGCCCAGTCCATCGAAAAAAACCCCGGCTTTAAATTAAAGCTTCCTGTTTTGCACAGGGTTGCTCAAGCTATGTGTCTCGGCGACCTTTTAATGAGGGTGCTTTACCGTACACGTCCCTACGAAAAAGTTCCCGGTTCTGCAAACGAAATATATAAAAAATATGCCGTTCTTATCAAGGATGCTCTAAAAAAAATGTCGGCCGGAAAATATAGGGAAATAGTCAAGGGGATTGTAAAAGAATTCGATAATCTACCCTTAAAAAATATCAGAAAACCGCGTGTAGGTGTAGTAGGGGAAATATTGGTTAAATTCCATCCTGCCGCAAATAACGATATTTTCAGCACCATTGAAAGGGAAGGGGCGGAATGCGTTGTTCCCGACTTATTGGATTTTTTCCTTTATTCTTCAATTTCGGGTATCTATCAAAATACCTATCTCGATTACTCGTTTAAAAAACGTCTCATTGCAAAGCTTGGTATCTGGGTAATGGAAAGATATAGAAAACCTATAAAAAAAGCTTTAAATAAGAGTAAGCGTTTTACTTCTCCTGAGAGCATATACAGATTGGCCGATTCGGTTGACGGAATTTTACAGCTTGGAAATGTTACCGGAGAGGGCTGGTTTTTAACTGCCGAAATGATAGAGCTGATTCATTCGGGTGTTTCAAACATTGCTTGCGTACAACCCTTTGCCTGTCTTCCCAATCACGTAACCGGAAAGGGTATGATAAAGGAATTGCGCCGCCGTTACCCCGAGGCAAATATCTCGGCCATCGACTTTGACCCGGGAGCCAGCGAAGTAAACCAACTCAACCGTTTAAAACTCCTTCTCGCCAACGCAAAACCCGGCCTCCACCCCGATGAAACAAAGTGA
- a CDS encoding Rpn family recombination-promoting nuclease/putative transposase: MVKRFEDLTLQDDFMFCKVMQNPDLCKGLIEMILSATIGKIAYISVQHNINAYEQAKSVRFDVLVQTENGKFYDVEMQVSNEKNIPKRMRFYQAAIDISFLDKGNFYNNLNNSFIIFICTFDAIGKNKPIYTFENICLENKNISLQDGVKKVIINAEAFKNTKDKELKEFLEYLKTGKAKSDFTRRIEEMIQTVKQNEQARQEYRLMSTFEMDARYKGFSEGAYSTKKETAKLMKNRGYPMSEILLMTGLPESEIEKL; the protein is encoded by the coding sequence ATGGTAAAAAGATTTGAAGATTTAACACTACAAGATGACTTTATGTTCTGTAAAGTTATGCAAAATCCTGACTTATGCAAGGGACTGATTGAAATGATACTATCAGCTACAATAGGTAAGATTGCTTATATTTCGGTACAGCACAATATTAACGCCTACGAACAAGCTAAATCCGTAAGATTTGATGTTCTGGTACAGACAGAAAACGGTAAATTCTACGACGTTGAAATGCAGGTGAGCAACGAGAAGAATATACCTAAAAGAATGAGGTTTTACCAAGCAGCTATTGATATTTCCTTCTTGGATAAGGGGAATTTCTATAACAATTTAAATAACAGTTTTATAATTTTTATTTGCACTTTTGATGCTATCGGTAAAAACAAACCTATTTACACCTTTGAAAATATCTGTCTTGAAAATAAAAACATATCTTTACAAGATGGAGTAAAAAAGGTTATAATAAACGCAGAGGCATTTAAGAACACTAAAGACAAAGAATTAAAGGAATTTTTAGAATACCTTAAAACAGGTAAGGCAAAAAGTGACTTTACAAGGAGGATAGAAGAAATGATACAAACAGTAAAACAAAATGAACAAGCAAGACAAGAATATAGATTAATGTCAACCTTTGAGATGGACGCTAGGTATAAAGGTTTTTCGGAAGGGGCTTATAGTACTAAGAAAGAAACGGCTAAACTTATGAAAAACAGAGGTTATCCAATGTCCGAGATTTTGTTAATGACAGGACTTCCCGAATCCGAAATTGAAAAACTGTAA